TTTCGAAGCCCAATCCGTGCGTTGCGAAACGGGCATCGGCGCTGTGGGTGCTGCCAAGCACTGAAACCTTTCTTGCCACCCCGGTTCCCCGGAACCGGGGTGGTTCCCCCTTCGCCACCCCGGCCTGTCTCTTCCCCAATCGCCTCGATTCGCTCCCGTTTACTCCTGGAGAGGCCTTGCAAACAGACCCGGTTCAGGGCATCATTAACGGTTCAATAGGGCGCGTGAGCTGGCTGCAGACCAACTCCGTCGCCTGTTTGGTTCAAAGGAAAAGAGCTGTGGACTTCATCCCGCTCTTTCCCCTGCCCAGTCAATCATCCACGGGATTTACCCCATGACGCGCTCGGACAAAAAAAGCCCAACTGCTTCCGATGAATCCGGCGAGAACCCGGTCGGTATGGTGGAAGAATTCGCCATCGAGAATGATTGGAACTCGGATCGGGTCAACGAACACGAATTGTGGGCCGAAATGCCCAGTTCCTGGGGCAGCTATCGGCTTTGGGTGGTCTTTCACGAAGAATCCGAGTTTCTGCAATTCAACTGTTACCTGAATATCAAGATCCCGCCGCGCATGCAGAGTCAGCTTGCCGAGGCCATCTCTCTGATCAACGAACGCATCTGGCTGGGGCACTTCGAGATCTGGGGGGAGGAGCTGGTTCCTCTGGTTCGCGTGGTGCTGCCGTTGCGGGGAAGCCGCCTGACGCAGGAGCAGTTGGAGGATGTGATGGATGCTCTGGATCACGAAGCCAACCGCTTTTTCCCGGCTTTCCAGTGGATCATCTGGGGCGGCAAGAGTGTGGAGGACGCGGTTTCGGCGGCCTTGGTGGACACCGAAGGCGAAGCCTGAGGAGAAAGTTTTTTTGCCTTCCGTCACGCCTCATCTTGACAAATCCCCCTTCAGAAGTCATAAAAGGCGGGCTGTCGCGATTGGATGAACGCAACGGCAAAATGCGGCAGATCCGGGCCGGCGGCATTCGCCTCCCCGGCGTCGGGCAGCAACAGGGGCGGTTAGCTCAGGGGTAGAGCACTACCTTGACACGGTAGGGGTCATAGGTTCAAATCCTATACCGCCCACCATTGAAATGGTGACGAAGGGCTGATGAAGGGTTGGACAGGTTGCTGTCCAACCCTTTTTTGTTTTGCCCGGCTACTTCGATTGAGGAGAGACCTGACCGGTGGCTTTGCCGTAGCTTCTGCCGGCAGGCGGGAAAGCTGTGGTTCAGGCCGGCTTTGCCTTTTCCGGCGGGATGGATTCGACCAGTCCGGCGATGTTTAAGGCTTCTTCTGTTTGTCAATAAACTCCTGAACCATCTGCTGCCGGTTTTCCGCACCGGGGTGGGTGGAGAGGAACTCCGGGACGGAGCCCTGCCGCCCCAGGATCTCCATCAGGCGCAGCATGCCGTGGGGGTCGTAGCCGGCGGCGACCATCCATTGCAGCCCCTTGCGGTCCGCGTCGACCTCCTGGGGACGGGTGAAGGCTCCGCGAGTCACCATTTCCGTCACCGTGCCGCCGACAATCGACGCCGCCAGACCGCCGACCCCCGGAATGAGCTGGCCCAACACCTCCGAGACCACCCGCCCCGCCGAAGAGGCTGCGGACTCGTTGGATTGACGGTTTTCACTGTGCCGCAGGGCCAGATGGGCCACTTCGTGACCGAGCAGTCCCGCCCAGGCATCGTCATCCGTTCCCAAAGCCTGCATCATGCCCGCATGAATGAGGACCAGCGTCGAGCCGTTTTTCCCTCGGGTGGCGCCGGCATTGACCGAGCGCTGGTTGGTCAACAACACCTCATCCACCCGGACCCCGGACTGTGGCTCGATGCGGTCCAGAACGGAGCGGACCCGCAGACAGACCTCCCGCGAAAGGGAGATGGGCTTCTGATTCGGTACGGCAATGTTGACCACCGTTGCCGGGGCGGAGGTGCATTGCTCCAGCTTGACGTAATGCACCGGCCCGGAGGCCGGGGTGGCGCAAGCGGAGAGAGTCAGGGCCAGGGCAAAGGCCGTAAACAGACGAATTGCCGGTGACATGGGCTTCCTATTCCCCCTGAAAGGGCGCACTCAGGCTTTGAGAGGTGAAGACCTGAAAGCTCGCTCCCGTTTTCCAACCGTCTCGGGGCAGGCCCGCCTTGAGGGCCAGTTGGGAAAGGGTCTCCTCCCGCGTCCAGCCCTGCTCCACCGCCACTTCCGGCAGAAAGACCGCCTGTCGGCCCTGCTTGCTCAACACCACGCCGTGTTTGCCGACTTCGAAGGCTTCGGGTCCGGGAATGGGGCGCAATGGGCTCAACACGCTCACCTCCAGTTCCAACAGCGGCAGCTCCCCGGACTGCACCGGGTGAAAACGCCGATCCCGCAAGGCGGCATTGAGGGCATTTTCCACCACGGCGCGATAAAGCGGCTGGGTGGGCAGGATATGGCCGATGCAGCCGCGCAGTTCACCTTTTTCCTTCAGGGTGACGAAGGCTCCCGAGCGGCGGTGCAGGCTCTCCGGCAGGGCCATGCCGGTAACCAGCTGATCGGCGTTCACCCCCTGCCCTCCCCCCCCCACGCCCTGATGCAGTGCCTTGCGGGCCAGTTGCAGCAGCAGGCGCATCTGTTCGTCGGGCAGCGCACCTGTTTCGGATGGGTTCGACAAGGGCTGCCGGTCCCGGATCACCCCGGCCAGGTAGCTGACGGAGTTGGTGAAATTCCCGGTGCGGGCGCCGCTGGTTTCATATCGGGCCAATTGCACCGTGCTTTCTTTATCCAGAAGCTGCAGAAGCAGCATCACCGGTCGGTAAGCGCAGGCGGTGATGCCGGTGCGTTGCCGATAGGCGGCAAACCCCGGCGCATCGTGTTCCACGATACGTCTCCAGGCCCCCATGTCCAACTCCCGAAGGCGGTTTTCGGTCTGCTCGTCCAGGGCGAAGGGCTGATAGTCGTATTGGGGGCCGTAATGGGTGAAGTCACCGCTGACCACCAGCAGCGTCTCCGCATCCAGCAGGGGGCGCACCAGTTCGGCGACCATGGTCAACAGGTCGGCCTCCATCGCTCCCAGCAGAATGGGCACCACCTGCCAGCCGGGTTTCAGCACTTGCTGCAGAAAGGGCAGTTGCATCTCCAGACTGTGTTCGCCGCGAAAAGCGCGGGACTGCTCCATGGCCAGCGGCGAGGCCGACAGCCGGGCCACCGCCGCCCGATCGACGGCAATCTCCCCCAGCGGGGTGGCCAGATGGCTGACGCCCGGCAGGACCAGCCCCGGCTGATTCAGCCGATGCCCCGGCCCGACGATGACCACCCGGCGGAAGGAGCGGTTTTCCACCTGTTTGAAGGCTTCCGCTGCCGTGGCGCCGCTGTAGGGGTAACCCGCGTGGGGCACGATCAGGGCCCGGATGGCCTCTCCCTCCGGCAACGCCTTGGCCTGGGCGAGAAAGCCTGCCAACATCGCCTTCAGTTCGACCGCCTCCGCCGGGTACCAGCTGCCCGCTACCGAGGGGGGCAGCACCTCCCTGACGGGAGCCGCACTCTCGGGGGGGGTTGCCGTCTCTTCGGCACGCCCCTCCGGGGTCAACCCCATCAGAAGGGAAGTGGCTACGGCAAGGCACAGCGGAATCATTCGGGACATGGTGTCACCCCAACAAGGAATGAGGGCCACGGAGGTCGGCCTGATCCAGGGAGTACTCCCTGGGTGAGGCCAGAACGTCTTGCGGCCAGACGCCGCTGCTCCACAAAAGGCCCGCCGCCAGCAGGCCCTCCCGCAGGAGTTCCCGACGGCTTTTTTCGGATGTGGCGGGTTGTATTTCTTCCGTAGGTTCTTTCATGTCCAGACTCCGGCCAGGGTGTGGTTGCAGGTTGGGCAGCGACCGTTTTTCAGATGGTTTTCCTGCACCGCGAAACCGAAGCGGCGAATCAACAAGGTGCCGTCCTGGGGACAGTAGGTGTGTTCCCCCTCCTGGCCGTTGACGTTGCCGATGTAGACATGGCGCAGTCCCGCCTCCCGGGCCACCTCCCGGCAGCGCACCAGGGTCTGGGCGGGGGTTGGCGGCAGGTTGCGCAGGCGGTACATGGGATGAAAACGGGAGAAGTGCAGCGGTACCTCCGGGCCCAATTCTTTGACCATCCACTGGCACATGGCCCGCACCTTGACCAGATCGTCGTTGAGGGTGGGAACGATCAGGCAGGTGATCTCCTGCCAGACGCCTTCTTCCTGAAAGATTGTCAGCGCCTTGAGTACCGGTTTGAGGGATGCCCCGCAGATATCGCGGTAAAATGGCTCGTCGAAGGCCTTGAGATCGGTATTGGTGGCATCGATGAGGCGGCAGAGCTGACGCAGGGGCTTTTCGTTGATGTAGCCGGCGGTGACCAGGACGTTGCGCATCTGTTTGGCGCGGGCCAGGGCGGCGGTCTCCTGCACATATTCGTAAAAGATGATGGGCTCGGAATAGGTGTATGCGATGGAGGGGCACTTTTCCCTCTGGCTCAGGGAGACGATGGCCTCGGGCGGGGCGCGGAAGACCTGTTCCATTTCGGTGCCGTCCCGCTGCGAGAGCTGCCAGTTCTGGCAGAAGCGGCAATGCAGATTGCAGCCGGCGGTGGCCAGGGAGAGGATGGGGGTGCCGGGCAGAAAATGGAACAGCGGTTTTTTCTCGATGGGATCGATGTGGACGGAGGATGGCCGCCCGAAGGTGGTGGCCAGCAAGACGCCGTTGCGGTTGACCCGCACGCGGCAGTCCCCCGCCCCGCCTTCGGGGATGGTGCAATAATGGGGGCAGAGGTCGCAAACCAGGCTGGGCATGGTTCAATCCACCTTTCCGGAGGTTTTGGTGCCCTCTTCAACGGGATGATACCACAAGGCCTCCTTTTCGGCCAATCGTCCTTCCTGGATGTGGCGTTGCAGGATTTGGACATCGATGCGCCGCCAGCCGCCGGTCGAGGCGGAGGCGGTTTGCCAGCCCGCATGCCAGTGCCAGAGAATGGCCGACAGCACCGCAAGGGTT
The sequence above is drawn from the Magnetococcales bacterium genome and encodes:
- a CDS encoding YbjN domain-containing protein; protein product: MTRSDKKSPTASDESGENPVGMVEEFAIENDWNSDRVNEHELWAEMPSSWGSYRLWVVFHEESEFLQFNCYLNIKIPPRMQSQLAEAISLINERIWLGHFEIWGEELVPLVRVVLPLRGSRLTQEQLEDVMDALDHEANRFFPAFQWIIWGGKSVEDAVSAALVDTEGEA
- a CDS encoding M48 family metallopeptidase, producing MSPAIRLFTAFALALTLSACATPASGPVHYVKLEQCTSAPATVVNIAVPNQKPISLSREVCLRVRSVLDRIEPQSGVRVDEVLLTNQRSVNAGATRGKNGSTLVLIHAGMMQALGTDDDAWAGLLGHEVAHLALRHSENRQSNESAASSAGRVVSEVLGQLIPGVGGLAASIVGGTVTEMVTRGAFTRPQEVDADRKGLQWMVAAGYDPHGMLRLMEILGRQGSVPEFLSTHPGAENRQQMVQEFIDKQKKP
- the amrB gene encoding AmmeMemoRadiSam system protein B produces the protein MSRMIPLCLAVATSLLMGLTPEGRAEETATPPESAAPVREVLPPSVAGSWYPAEAVELKAMLAGFLAQAKALPEGEAIRALIVPHAGYPYSGATAAEAFKQVENRSFRRVVIVGPGHRLNQPGLVLPGVSHLATPLGEIAVDRAAVARLSASPLAMEQSRAFRGEHSLEMQLPFLQQVLKPGWQVVPILLGAMEADLLTMVAELVRPLLDAETLLVVSGDFTHYGPQYDYQPFALDEQTENRLRELDMGAWRRIVEHDAPGFAAYRQRTGITACAYRPVMLLLQLLDKESTVQLARYETSGARTGNFTNSVSYLAGVIRDRQPLSNPSETGALPDEQMRLLLQLARKALHQGVGGGGQGVNADQLVTGMALPESLHRRSGAFVTLKEKGELRGCIGHILPTQPLYRAVVENALNAALRDRRFHPVQSGELPLLELEVSVLSPLRPIPGPEAFEVGKHGVVLSKQGRQAVFLPEVAVEQGWTREETLSQLALKAGLPRDGWKTGASFQVFTSQSLSAPFQGE
- the amrS gene encoding AmmeMemoRadiSam system radical SAM enzyme, which encodes MPSLVCDLCPHYCTIPEGGAGDCRVRVNRNGVLLATTFGRPSSVHIDPIEKKPLFHFLPGTPILSLATAGCNLHCRFCQNWQLSQRDGTEMEQVFRAPPEAIVSLSQREKCPSIAYTYSEPIIFYEYVQETAALARAKQMRNVLVTAGYINEKPLRQLCRLIDATNTDLKAFDEPFYRDICGASLKPVLKALTIFQEEGVWQEITCLIVPTLNDDLVKVRAMCQWMVKELGPEVPLHFSRFHPMYRLRNLPPTPAQTLVRCREVAREAGLRHVYIGNVNGQEGEHTYCPQDGTLLIRRFGFAVQENHLKNGRCPTCNHTLAGVWT